The Arvicola amphibius chromosome 5, mArvAmp1.2, whole genome shotgun sequence genome contains the following window.
CTTTCCACGGAAAGTCTCAGGAGTGCTGGAGACTTTCATCTCAGAGTGTTCACACACTTGTTTTAATGTGCTTTATGGAAATGGTGAAACTCAACAAGTGCAGCCGCTGTAGGAAAACATCTGCACTAACTGTGCAGCCGCTGTAGGAAAACATCTGCACtaactgtgcacacacatttgcatctTTAAATAGCTCTGAGGCCACAGGGTGGGCTCCCAGAAAACTTTTTCCTCCACTGTAAGATTTTGCCTTAGCACCCCGAGAGTCTGACTGATTCCAAAGTCTACCATTTAGCATGGACATTGGAAGTACCTTCTATTGAATGCGAGCGAGTTGCCCGAATACAGAAAGACAGGGCCTGACAAAAGGGAGGAAGTTCAAGTTGATTCTGAATCCGAAGTTGAAAGAAACCACAGTGGTTTCTTCCAGGTATCAGATAATGGGAGCGTACTTCTTCCTGGCAATTGAAGCACTCCCTTGTCTTGCTTAAGTTAATAGGGATAGACAGTTCTGGAAGAATCACGTTCAAGAAAAATCAGTTAGAATGGCAGACAGTCCATCATGCACGTCTTGAGAAGAGAGGACACCATTAGCACATGTGTCAAGTCCTATGGGGGTTTAATTTCTAgttgctttctgttcttgcaCACTTATAGTACTGGCCAATGAACTTTTTTACCATCTTGATATTAAGGCAGAAATCAACCTTTTGGAGAAGCagtctttattcttctctctctcaagaatATAACACTTTTGTCTCCAAGCTTCCCCGCTGCTCAATCCCCTCCCCTGCCCTAAGATGTACGGATTTTGTGCATGATCCTTCCCTTCTACTACAGGGAAAAGAGGCACGGAAGAAAAGCTTCACAGTACTCTGAATTCCAGTATAAAACTTGATCCTAACTTCATCTCCCTAAACATGTTAATGAAATTTCAAGCTTGGTGAGAATACTTACATAAGAGCTGTAGTCTAGCATGGACCCAGACAAGAAACTGATTTAAACACAGTGTCAAGAATtatacaccttttttttttctttttataatggcTCGTTGCTTCACAATTATTTATACATACCTTGTGTCAGGAATTGtacactttatttttatagtgGCCCATTGCCCCATGACTATTCATACGTCTATAATAATGATCCATCACACCCAGTCATAGTCTAGGATTTAATGATAAACTGGTTTGCTGGAATGTCAGCCTCGCTCGTTCATTTCATAGCAGCTTGGAAACACAGCAAATGCTTCCTCACTGTTTTCTGCAAAGGTGAAAATGAGATGatgtgtttgaaaatattttaaaataaagcagcaGGATTTAAGTATAAAAGACAAATGTGAAACATGGCAGGATTTGGAACCTAACGATGCAGAGTAAATTTACTAATGTTTCAACTGGAAGGAACTATAGAAAGTTTGCGTTATTTGGAGAATACTAAGTGTGCGTGTCTTTTAAAGAGAAAGCTGAGTCATGGTCCCATTGTTCTTTGCTCTCGTCatcttgattttttgtttgtttgtttgcttgcttttggtttagtttttgttgaTTGCTTCCACATGTATTTCACCATGAGTTGAGTGTCTCTGCGTGTTTTTGACGTGTCCATACAACTCTTACCTGCTACTATCACATCCTATCCTAAGCTTCAAGCATGAGTGTCTGTGGATTCATATAAATGGGGAGGTCAAATCATGAGGTTTGCAGCTTGCTTTGTTGCGGCGGGCAGGGATCCAGGAATGGTGTTTGGTTGTTTTCTCAGGGTGAGAGCGCTGCCATCTGGCATCGATAGTGAGATGTTCTTGTCATCAGTTTCTCCATGCAGGAAAGGAACGATCCTCATCTGTTTCCTGTGGATAAGGAAGAGGCTGACAATCTAGTAAAATCTTGTTACCTTAAAGAAAGCAGACATGGAATTCATTTCATGAAgcctgtctgtttctgtttttgtgttcaCCGTGTCACCTAGGTGTGACCTTAGTACTGAGGCATTTAGTCTTCTGGATTCTATTCTCATAGACAACTTTCAGAACCTGTCTGTATTTCTAACAGAAATGATGTCATGCCTTTCTCCCagtcttttaattttctgagctttggaaaatattttttgaattttgGATACTTTGAAAACTTCTTCTGACCTTGAGTTAGAAGTTCTTATGAAAGTAAAACAGAGTTTTTACAGCCTGTTAAGAAAAgggtgcatttttttttacttggttgTTGGGGAAACAGCAGAAAAACGGGGAACACCATGTAACCCCAAAGCACCAGCTAATGTAAATCTAAGGTTGAGCTCCTTCCCATGTAACGTGCTAAGCTTGATCTGGCTGGCAGCCCTGTTTGTCTGATCTTTGTTTCACATAAATCTCTCAGCATTTACCATAATCATTTATCACTTTTCCTGTTTCCAGTTTTTCACAAGTTGCTTTGTCCCTGCTCACCTCAAAGTGCGGGTCCTGTTTAGCTAAGGAAGTCCAGGCCACTGATGCCTtttacagaaggaagaaatggtggGCCACCTCTTGAACTTTTCCAACAAAACAGACGATTGCAATCTGGTCCTCCCAaagctctcttttttttccttgatccTGGCTGATCCTAGCTGTATGTAATATCTAGCAGAGCCTTCTAACAtttaataatccattttttggacTATGGTTTCTGAATCTTTCAGTTATTGAAGAAAACCTGGTTGTCTTTCATTACACAAGACAtaattattattgtgttttctgtctcctttcatgtgcttactttttaatatttttttgctgAAAGCAATAAGGTCTGTATCAATAAGAACCCCATAAAAGACTTTTGGTCTTCAGAATTGCCTTTTtatagaaaaacaagcaaaatggagagggaattttttattaaatattagacATCTGGGTTGACTGCATTAATTTTAAATCATTCCtgtaatatttcctttttttcatttgctgCTTCACATGCTCACAGAATATGCAAATCATTTTCGAATGACtacaaaagaaacattaaatatattaaaatctgcattttaataaaattgtcaATGTGTAATATATGCCTCACTtctaagaaaaaatgataaaaaagtaataaagggGTAATTTAGACATAGAACTATTTAATATCTCTTTATATTTTGCAAACCAGCGAAAAGTAAATGAAGAATAAAAGCTTGGGGCCCGGATTTGGAACTGTCTCACTGAAATGATCACGGTTCAGATTGCCCCACGGTGTGTTCGCTGAAACGGTCTGAGTGACGCACTCCCGGATTCTCAGCTTGTGTAAAGATGTCCCGTTGCCTCTCATTGCAGATGGAGCTGATGTTGACGACGACCCCACCTGCTCTTGGCCGGCCTCCTCACCTTCCAGTAAGGACCAGACGTCCCCCAGCCATGGAGAAGGCTGCGATTttggagaggaagaaggtggCCCTGGATTGCCGTACCCGTGCCAGTTCTGTGACAAGTCGTTTAGCCGCCTCAGCTACCTAAAGCACCATGAGCAGAGCCACAGTGACAAGCTGCCCTTCAAATGCACCTACTGCAGTCGGCTGTTCAAACACAAGCGGAGCCGCGACCGCCACATAAAGCTCCACACAGGGGACAAGAAGTACCACTGCAGCGAATGCGACGCGGCCTTTTCTCGCAGTGATCACCTGAAGATTCATCTAAAGACTCACACATCCAACAAGCCATATAAATGTGCTATTTGTCGGCGCGGGTTTCTGTCCTCTAGTTCCTTGCACGGACATATGCAGGTTCATGAGCGGAACAAGGACGGCTCCCAGCCTGGCTCCAGGATGGAGGAGTGGAAGCTGAAGGACACTCAGAAGTGCAGCCAGTGTGAGGAAGGCTTTGACTTCCCAGAGGACCTTCAGAAGCACATTGCAGAGTGCCACCCTGAGTGTTCCCCAAATGAGGACCGAGCAGCCCTCCAGTGCATGTACTGCCACGAGCTGTTTGTGGAGGAGACCTCCCTCATGAACCACGTCGAGCAGGCGCATGCAGGCGAGAAGAAGAACTCGTGCAGCGTCTGCTCAGAGAGCTTCCTCACCGTCGAGGAGCTCTACAGCCACGTGGACAGTCACCAGCAGCCGGAGTCCTGCAACCCCAGCAACAGCCCATCTCTGGTCACTGTGGGGTACACCTCTGTGTCTAGCACGACTCCAGATTCCAACCTCTCAGTGGACAGCTCGACCATGGTGGAAGCCGCTCCACCCATTCCAAAGAGCCGAGGGAGGAAGCGAGCTGCACAGCAGACCTCGGACATGACCGGTCCCTCTAGCAAACAAGCAAAAGTCACCTACAGCTGTATTTACTGCAACAAGCAGTTATTTTCGAGCCTTGCAGTTCTGCAGATTCACTTGAAAACTATGCATTTAGATAAGCCAGAGCAGGCCCATATCTGTCAGTATTGCTTGGAGGTCTTGCCCTCACTCTATAACCTAAATGAACATCTTAAGCAAGTGCATGAAGCTCAGGACCCGGGCCTGATTGTTTCGGCCATGCCTGCCATCGTTTACCAGTGCAACTTCTGCTCTGAAGTCGTCAATGACCTCAACACCCTCCAGGAGCACATCCGATGCTCTCACGGGTTTGCCAACCCTGCAGCCAAGGACAGCAATGCGTTCTTCTGTCCCCATTGTTACATGGGGTTTCTCACTGACTCTTCCCTTGAAGAGCATATAAGACAGGTCCATTGTGACCTCAGTGGCTCCCGGTTTGGGTCTCCTGTGCTTGGGACTCCTAAAGAACCCGTAGTTGAAGTCTATTCCTGTTCCTATTGTACGAATTCTCCAATCTTCAACAGTGTTCTTAAGCTGAATAAGCATATTAAAGAGAATCATAAAAACATTCCCTTGGCCCTGAATTATATTCACAATGGGAAGAAATCCCGGGCCTTGAGCCCCTTGTCTCCTGTGGCCATCGAGCAGACATCCCTGAAGATGATGCAGGCGGTGGGAGGCGGCCCTGCCCGTTCTGCTGGAGAATATATCTGTAATCAGTGTGGTGCTAAGTACACATCCCTAGACAGCTTCCAGACTCACCTCAAAACCCACCTGGACACCGTGCTGCCGAAACTGACCTGCCCTCAGTGTAACAAAGAGTTCCCCAACCAAGAGTCCTTGCTAAAGCACGTGACGATCCACTTCATGATCACCTCTACCTACTACATCTGCGAGAGCTGCGACAAGCAGTTCACCTCGGTGGATGACCTCCAGAAGCACCTGCTGGACATGCACACGTTCGTCTTCTTTCGCTGCACGCTCTGCCAAGAAGTGTTCGACTCGAAGGTCTCCATCCAGCTGCACTTGGCCGTGAAACACAGCAACGAGAAGAAGGTCTACCGCTGCACATCCTGCAACTGGGACTTCCGCAACGAGACCGACCTGCAGCTGCACGTGAAGCACAACCACTTAGAGAACCAAGGCAAGGTGCACAAGTGCATCTTCTGCGGCGAGTCCTTTGGCACGGAGGTGGAGCTCCAGTGCCACATCACCACGCACAGCAAGAAGTACAACTGCAGGTTTTGCAGCAAGGCCTTCCACGCCGTCATCCTGCTGGAGAAGCACCTGCGGGAGAAGCACTGTGTGTTTGAAACCAAGACCCCCAACTGTGGCACGAATGGGGCCTCAGAGCAAGTGCAGAAGGAGGAGGCGGAGCTGCAGACCCTGCTCACCAacagtcaggagtcccataacAGTCACGATGGGAGCGAGGAGGACGTGGACAGCTCTGAGCCCATGTATGGCTGCGACATCTGCGGGGCAGCCTACACCATGGAGACTCTGCTGCagaaccaccagctcagggacCACAACATCAGACCCGGGGAGAGTGCCATCgtgaagaagaaggcagagctcATTAAAGGGAATTACAAGTGCAACGTTTGCTCGCGAACCTTCTTCTCCGAAAACGGGCTCCGTGAACATATGCAGACCCACCTAGGCCCGGTCAAGCACTACATGTGCCCTATCTGCGGAGAGCGCTTCCCCTCCCTTTTAACTCTCACGGAACACAAAGTCACACACAGCAAGAGCCTGGATACTGGAAACTGTCGCATTTGCAAGATGCCCCTACAGAGCGAAGAGGAGTTTTTAGAGCACTGCCAAATGCACCCCGACCTGAGGAATTCCCTGACTGGGTTTCgctgtgtggtgtgcatgcagacTGTTACCTCCACTTTGGAACTCAAAATCCACGGGACCTTCCACATGCAGAAGACAGGGAATGGGTCCACCTTGCAGACCACTGGGCGTGGCCAGCACGTTCAGAAACTGTACAAGTGCGCATCTTGCCTCAAAGAGTTCCGTTCCAAGCAAGATTTGGTGAAACTTGATATCAATGGCTTGCCATATGGTCTGTGTGCCGGCTGCGTGAATCTCAGCAAGAGCAGTAGCCCGGGCCTCAGTCTCCCTTCTGGCACCGGCAGACCGGGCTTGGGCCAGAATGAGAATCTGTGTGCCCTGGAGGGCAAAGGCAAGGCTGGGGGACTGAAGACGCGCTGTTCCAGTTGCAATGTCAAGTTTGAGTCTGAAAGCGAACTCCAGAACCACATCCAGACGGTGCACCGGGAACTCGTGCCAGACGGCAACAGCACGCAGTTGAAAACACCCCAAGTGTCGCCCATGCCCAGAATCAGCCCCTCCCAGTCCGATGAGGTAACTCGCCTTTCTCACATTTGCTGTTTTCCCTCCTTCAAAAGCTACCCCCACTTTATAGTCAGGCTTCCCATGCTTTATCTACTGTTGTCACGTATGCCAAGAGATGTGTACGTTGAAATgccatgtttttcttcttatagCCATTAGCTAGCAATTACTTGGTTCCTGATAAGTAGCATTTTGGCTTGAATGGTGCAAAATAGGACTAATTCCAGTCCCCCTAGGACATTGTCTTCTCGGTGACTGAAGAGACTGCCTCTCATGCCAACCCCACTGAGATCTGGAATCTCAGCGTAGCTTCACCGCACGTTGAAATCCCCAGCTATGCCTTGTGTGTATGGCAGAGAGATAATGACACATGAGTGAGATAGTGTGAGCCAACGTGCTGGCTTGTAGtcaattaaaaagaatatatatattggCGGGTAACAAATTAGGTAGGGGTGTCTTTCTAATACAGTATTGTCAACACTCACcggttttctttgtcttctggGTAGTGGGGAAAACACTCTTGCACAACGGGAGGTTTTCAAAGCTCCCACATTTATCTGCTTAAAGACACCCTCCCTAAGCCTTCACTCTCTGGTTCCAAAATCCACGTTTAtccgctcccctcccccccccccccccccccccccccccgccaattTCAGAGTACTGCAGCTCCATGTTTCCTTTGGCACAATGAGTACTAGAAACACATTCATTAACAATGCAGTTGTAGTCTTAAAACCCACCATTCCTCGAAGCTGAGCAGAGGGCTCTGTGGCTGTCAGCGGTATCACTCCACTTCCCTACCTGCTCCTATCTGGAGTTCCATCCAAATGAAGACCCCAGGGAGACCCTTGTCCCTTCCATGTGGGGTTCCTGTACGGTTCTTATCTTGTCTTTGCACTCCAACTCTCTCG
Protein-coding sequences here:
- the Znf521 gene encoding zinc finger protein 521, which translates into the protein MQVHERNKDGSQPGSRMEEWKLKDTQKCSQCEEGFDFPEDLQKHIAECHPECSPNEDRAALQCMYCHELFVEETSLMNHVEQAHAGEKKNSCSVCSESFLTVEELYSHVDSHQQPESCNPSNSPSLVTVGYTSVSSTTPDSNLSVDSSTMVEAAPPIPKSRGRKRAAQQTSDMTGPSSKQAKVTYSCIYCNKQLFSSLAVLQIHLKTMHLDKPEQAHICQYCLEVLPSLYNLNEHLKQVHEAQDPGLIVSAMPAIVYQCNFCSEVVNDLNTLQEHIRCSHGFANPAAKDSNAFFCPHCYMGFLTDSSLEEHIRQVHCDLSGSRFGSPVLGTPKEPVVEVYSCSYCTNSPIFNSVLKLNKHIKENHKNIPLALNYIHNGKKSRALSPLSPVAIEQTSLKMMQAVGGGPARSAGEYICNQCGAKYTSLDSFQTHLKTHLDTVLPKLTCPQCNKEFPNQESLLKHVTIHFMITSTYYICESCDKQFTSVDDLQKHLLDMHTFVFFRCTLCQEVFDSKVSIQLHLAVKHSNEKKVYRCTSCNWDFRNETDLQLHVKHNHLENQGKVHKCIFCGESFGTEVELQCHITTHSKKYNCRFCSKAFHAVILLEKHLREKHCVFETKTPNCGTNGASEQVQKEEAELQTLLTNSQESHNSHDGSEEDVDSSEPMYGCDICGAAYTMETLLQNHQLRDHNIRPGESAIVKKKAELIKGNYKCNVCSRTFFSENGLREHMQTHLGPVKHYMCPICGERFPSLLTLTEHKVTHSKSLDTGNCRICKMPLQSEEEFLEHCQMHPDLRNSLTGFRCVVCMQTVTSTLELKIHGTFHMQKTGNGSTLQTTGRGQHVQKLYKCASCLKEFRSKQDLVKLDINGLPYGLCAGCVNLSKSSSPGLSLPSGTGRPGLGQNENLCALEGKGKAGGLKTRCSSCNVKFESESELQNHIQTVHRELVPDGNSTQLKTPQVSPMPRISPSQSDEKKTYQCIKCQMVFYNEWDIQVHVANHMIDEGLNHECKLCSQTFDSPAKLQCHLIEHSFEGMGGTFKCPVCFTVFVQANKLQQHIFSAHGQEDKIYDCTQCPQKFFFQTELQNHTMTQHSS